The stretch of DNA AGGACCAGGAGAAACAGGATCGCCTGCAGCGCCGGGAGATTGGGCTCGAGTATAATCGATATGGCGCCGTGCCCTGATGACAGGATGCGCGGCGTGATCATCGCCAGCAGTCCTATGACGAGCCCGCCAAGTGCTGGCCGAATCCAGACAGGTGTTCTGCTTTTCTTGAAAAGCGTCTCCACCCCCGTGACGGCGCGCATGATGAGGATGCCGGCGCCGGCACTGAGAAGCCCGAGAACGACCAGGGTGACGGCTGCCGACTTGCCAAACTCGACGGTGGCCGCGAACTCCACTGCATGATTCGGCGTGACCAGCAAAGAGGCTGTGACCACACCACAGATCGAGGCGAGCGCGATGGGGGCCAGTGAGGCCAGTGTATAGGTGCCGATGATGAGCTCGAAGGCGTAGAACGCACCGGCGAGCGGTGCACTGAACGCGGCACCGATCGCGCCGGCCGCGCCGCACCCCACCAGGATGCGCAGGTCATTGCGGCGGAGACGGAAGGCTTCCCCCAGCTTCGAGGCTGCGCCCGATCCGATCTGCGTATATCCGGCCTCGAGCCCCACCGAAGCGCCGAAGCCGTTCGAGATCACCGTCTGGACGGCGATGTAGAGACTGTCGACGAATGACATTTTGCCGCCGCGCAGCGCGTTGGCCTCGATCGGGTCGACTGGGCTGCCTGTTCGGTATTGCCTATGCAGCCAGGCGACGGCGACCAGAAGCAGCCCGCCGGCGGCCGGAGCGATGAAGAACCAGCGATACGGTAGGGTATCGACCGCGCTCAGTCTTTGGCTGGAGCTGATGCCGAACAGGACTTCGTGAAGCCACTGAGTGCAGGCGGTCATGCCTGCCACGAACAGCCCGGACAATGCGCCGGTAACGCAGCCCAGCACAGCAAGCCAGATCTCGCTTCGCCGGACCAGCGCCCGCAAAGTGCTCGGGGCGAGGCCGAAACGATCGATGATCGGCAAATTGTGTGCTTGGGTGGCCATAGATTGCACGGTCGACAGACAACACGGGGCGCTTGTACCACTAAACAATGAACAATCGGGGCAGTCGCTCACCCGGAGCGTTTTCGCTTTTCTCTGAATCGCGAAAGCGCACTCTAAACCCTCACCACCGCATTTTTTACGCGAACCGGTATCCACTTCGCTCGAAAATGCTCTGGGTGGGTGGCGCACTGCCCGGCTGCTTCGTTCCCTCTATCTCAGGGCTACTCCGAGAACGATGACGATCCGATGTGCATCACCACGATATGGTGATGCTTTATGACTGCTATGGATAACGCGGTGATAGGGTCTGCAGTTGACCAGCGACGGCCGTTCACGCCCCACGCCTGAGCTGTGCGATCGCTTGTTCCAGTGAGTCGAACCGACGCCAACCGGCTGCCGTCTGCACATCGACGATGCCATTGTCATACTCGATGAAATGGCACCCTTCGATTTCACCTTCTTGGACCACCTGGGCGAAGGCTGCCCCTTCCTCCACCTCTTCCGCCTTGTGGTCCTCCTGGCGAGCTTTCGACAGGAAGCTGTCGTTGGTGGGATTGCGGGACGCCGTGACGGCCTCGGGCTCAACACGAGCCAGCGGACGCGGCGCCAATTCGCGCTCTTCGCGCTCTTCCCGCTCGAGATCCTGGACGAGATTACTGATCTTGGAGGCCGCCCAGGTTACCGCGCCAAGGGTCATGAGCAAATAACCGAGCAGGATCACTTGCTCGACGATCACAACCCGCATGCCATCAATGCTGGGCGCGGATGGCAGGTAAGGCAGGCCGCCAGCCGCTGCCGATGGGGCCTCGAGCCCAAATCCGGTCAAAAGGACACCCCATCCGCCAAGGCTGATCAGCGCCCCAAGGGCTAGCAAAGCGATTCCCATCCGCAAACTCCCTGCATGGCTATGCTCGTTTAAGCCAAATACCTCCCCCGCCACAAGAGACGCTATCACGTCTAGGGTGCCGCGGAACCTCGGTGCTGATGGAGGGAACAGCGAATTTTGCGCGAGCGTAACACCCCCGCATCATGTCAGCCGATCCTCAATCAGAATTCTTTCAGTATAGATTGACCGGGAAATACTTGCGGACCAGCATGTCGTAAGTTCCCTCTGTCTTGAGCTGATCCATGGCATATTCGAAGGCCTTGCGCAGTGGCGTATCGCCGCGCCGTACCGCGATTCCGGCACCGTTGCCGAAATAATGCGCTTCCGTGTATGCGCCGTCGGCAAGCTCGCAACAATTTTGTGACGATTCTCCAAGCGTCCAGAACATCAGCGCGGTTCCATCACCGAACACCGCGTCGATCTCCTCAGCGCGCAATGCATCGAGTGCCTCTGCCTCATTGCCATAAAGCCGGATCACCGAGCGCTGAAAGAAGGCGGCGAGATAGGCCTCATGGGCCGTCCCGCGGACCACGCCTATGCGTTTTCCGGCCAATGTGGCGCTATCCGCCTCTTTGATGCCTGATGCCTTCGAGACCGCGAACCGTGCTGGAAGCCGGAAATATGGCTTGGTGAAATCAACACTCGCCAGTGCTGCCGGGGTAATCCTCACCGACGCGACAAGAGCATCGCCCGCGCCATTGAGCAAGCTCGGCACGAGCTCATCCCAAGCAACAGCCGTGACCGAGCATTGAACGCGCAGCACCAGGCACATGGCCCGCGCAAGATCAACGTTGAAACCGGCCAGAGCCCCTGAACGGTCGACATAGTTGAATGGCGGGTAGTCATTCCCCACCAGAATTTTGATGGGTGGGCGGCCGGCCAGGTCGGGACGGTTGAGACTGGCATCGAGCCGCCAGATATAGGGCGTTGCGACAGCAGTATTGGCTGTGCCCGTGCCACCACCGGTCGATCCCGTGGCCGCCGGCGCCTTCCCGTCGGGATTGGCGCCCGTACTCTGTGCAGCATTGCCCGGCAGCTGCCCGCCACCGTCTGCCTTAGGTTGTTCCGGCTTTGCCTCTACGCCGGTTGCCGGATCTGGAGGGGCGCTCTGGCTTTCCGTTGGTTGCGTTGCGATCGGCGGCAGCGTTGTGCGCTCAACCTCTTCGCCTCGCTGCTGGGCCGCGGCAATGCCGAGGCTTGCCCAGGCGAGCATGCCAAACGCCAGGAGCGCGACCAGTGAACTTCGACCACCAGTGGATAAGCTTTGCATAACTGCATTTTTGCACAGGCCGGCTTTTGCGCGCTACCGATTCGTGATGTGATCGCGCCGGACTGGGTTCTGAGCAGGGCGGAGCCATGGGGGCAAGCACTATACTTTTGCCGCAGGCGCGGCAAGAGTCGCGATCGGGCGCCATAGGGCAGGAGAGGCGCAGCTGGGGTCCACCCATACGGGATTTGTCGCCCGATGATCTTCTCGGACATGCTCTCCGAAGATCGCGCAGCATTTCCCCGGCCGATCTTGAAATCGCGCGACGCTTGGCCATCGCAGCTGATGAACCCCTCGGATCCGTGCTGCTGGCCGAGGGCTTCATTGATCAGGGGACCTTGGCCGAGGCCTTATCGGAGCTCACCGGCCTTCGCCGCGCCTCAGCGGGCGAGTTGCGCACCGCCCTCGCGCGCCTCTCCGCTGAAGCGGCCGAGGATGTGCTGCTGACCGGCTATTTGCCGGTCTCCATTGCCGAGGGTTCAGTCTTCTATGCGACAGCAGATCCCGCGCCGTGGCGGGGTGCCGGGATGGGCATGCCGGTCGCCGCTCTGACCACAGCGGATGAGCTGCGCGCGGCCTGCTTGAGCGTTTGGGGAGCATCGATCCTGCGGCGCGCGCGCGACCGGCTCAGGCAAGACCATCCGCATCTGTCTGCGCATCACCGGCTGGTTCCTTGGCAAGGCGTTGCCCTATGCGCCCTCTGCGCGGCTGCGACCGGCACCGCCCTGATCGCACCGAACACAGCTTTATTGGCCGGCGCGCTACTGCTCTGCATCGTCTTCCTGTCGGTCATCGCCCTCAAGGGCTTTGCCATTGCAGCCGACCGGCCTTCCTATCACGCCGTGTCGGAGATCCGTCTGCGAGATGATGAGCTTCCCATTTACAGCATCCTTGTGCCGGTCTTCAAAGAGATAGAGGTCCTTCCAGACCTGATCGATGCCTTGCTGGCACTCGACTATCCCGCCTCCAAACTCGACATAAAGCTGATCCTCGAACAGGAAGACGTGGCCACCCGCTGCGCGGTTGCCGCGATGAACCTGCCCGGCTGTTTCGAGACCCTCGTGGTCCCCAAGCTCGATCCTCAGACAAAGCCCAAGGCGCTCAATTACGCTATGGCTTTCGTGCGCGGCACCTATCTCGTCATTTATGATGCCGAGGATAGGCCGGAGCCGGATCAGCTCCGCCAGGCGGTCGCGCGTTTTGCCCGGGAACCCGAGAACGTCGCTTGCCTTCAAGGCCGATTGTCCTTCTTCAATCACGACGAGAACTGGCTGACCCGCCAATTCACCATCGAATACGCGACCTTATTCGATCTGCTCCTGCCCATCTTGGCGAAATACAACCTGCCGGTACCCCTGGGCGGCACATCCAATCACTTTCGTGTCGATATCTTGCGCGAAGTCGGCGCGTGGGATGCCTTCAACGTCACCGAGGATGCCGACCTTGGCGTTCGTCTCGCCCGATTGGGCTTTCGCGTCGGCGTCATTCCAAGCACCACCTACGAGGAGGCGAATTGCCGGCTTGGGAACTGGCTGCGCCAGCGCTCTCGTTGGATCAAAGGCTGGATCCAGACCTGGTTCGTTCATATGCGCCAACCCGCGAGGCTTGCGCGGGAACTTGGCTGGCGCGGCTTTGCAAGCTTTCAATGCGTCACCGCCGGCATTGTCTTGTCAGGGCTTCTGCACCCGCTTTGTGGTGCAGCACTGATTTGGAAGCTTGCCACATTGGACAGCTTGAACATTCGCTTGGGACCCGTCGACTGGACCCTGGCATTTCTCGGGGCGATCGTGTTCCTGTCCGGCGCGGGTATTGCGATCGCCTCAGGCCTGATGGCCTTGAGCCACAGGCCTGAGCTTCGTTATCTCAGGCGATCATTGCTCACCATGCCGATCTACTGGCTTCTGATCTCGATTGGCGCATGGTACGCGGTTTGGGAGTTCATCCGGCGGCCATTCCATTGGCAGAAGACGCGCCACGGAATATCGCGCCGCTTATCTCTCCGCTGAGGACGTGGATAAGCCCGCCGGCTCCGCCCGCATCGGCGCGGTGCCATACGCAGCCATGAACACGCGCACTGCCGAGGCGACCACCTCGCGGATCCGTCGCGGTGTGGGTGCGGGCGCATTGCCGAAAAACATCGGCTTGACCAGGGGGCCGTGTGACATCTCCAGGAACTGGGCGGCCGCCAGCCTGGTATCCTCGATTCGGAGCTGTCCGGCCGCCATTCGCGCCTCTAGATAGGCAGCAAGCCTGGTCTGACTGTAATAGGGCCCCTGGTCGTAGAATTCGCGGGTGAGCTCAGGCATCTTCTCCGCCATGCCCATCACCACCCGTGCCGCCGAAACTGCGCGCGGCAACACCAGGAACTCGGTCAGCCGCACGCCTACATCCATCAGCACGCCGGCCACGTCCGGATTGTCATGATTGAGATTGAAGATCTGATAGACATGCGTCGCCCGCTCCTCAGCTATGATGGCCGCGAATAACCGCTCCTTGCTTTTGTAGTAGACATAGAGGGTACCTTTCGAGACACCCGCCACGCGGGCCACCTCGTTCATGCTTGCGCCTTCGAAACCATGCGCTAGGAAAACCGCGCGTGCGCCGTCGAGAATCTGTCGTCGCTTGGCGGTGTCACTGCTCGCATCCGCGACAGGAGGAGCTGCCTTCGAGGTGCGTTTTTGCTTGCTCATTCTGGGCACCATGATCGGTCTTACTGCGTAAGCCAACGAATGAGTCCAGTCAACGCATATTGACCGAACCGTTCGGTTCGATTACGTGTCCTCGGCCCCGAGTGATGGGAAGGATTTTGGCATTCGGCGTTTCTGTCACTCCAGACTTCTAGGGGTTGTTCAGGCCGGCGGAGGATCTTCATGAGCTCTGTTCGTCACAATAGTTCATCGGAATCCCGGGAGCCTGAGGGCGACAACGTTGTCGTGATCGAACGTCGCCAAACGGCAGAAGCTCCTTCGTCGCAACGTGCCGAAGCCCCAATGCCTCAGAAGGGTGCTCCAGCCGCTGAGGAGGCGGCGAAACCGTCTAGCTCTGCGCCGAAGAGGCGCTCTCGCAGAAAGCTCCTGCTTGGCACATTGCTGCTCGTCGCGCTGTTGGCCGGCGGCTATTACGGCTACGACTGGTGGACCTATGGCCGCTTTATCGTCTCCACCGATGATGCATATGTGCAGGCCGATCTCTCAGCCCTTGGTACGAAGGTCTCTGGCTATGTCGCCGCCGTCCTGGTGAAGGATGGCGACCAGGTTCACGCCGGCCAGACACTCGTCCAGATCGACGATACTGACTATAGGCTGGCGCTGCAGTCGGCCAAGGAAAAACGCGCGACTCAGGGAGCGACCATCTCCCGGATCACCCAACAGATTGCCGCTCAGTCCGCCCAGATCGAGAGCGCGAAGGCGAATCTCGCCTCTGCCAGGGCAGAGGCGACTCGCGCCGAAGCGGACTTCAAGCGGGCAAGCACTCTGACCCGCCAGAACTTCGCGAGCAAAGCAAGCCTCGATCAGGCCACTGCCGACCGGGACCGGGCAGAGGCAGCAGTGCAAAGCGCTGAAGCCGCCTTGGCGGCCGCCCAGGCAAACCTGGACGTGATCAAGGCGCAAAAGCTGGAAGCCGAACAGACGGCGCGGGAGCTCGATACAGCCATTGCCAAGGCGGAGAGCGATCTCGAAGCCACCACTATTCGCGCACCCGTTGATGGCGTGATCGGCAATCGTGCGGTGGAAGTGGGCCAGTATATCTCGCCTGGATCCCGCCTCATGGCCCTGGTCCCCCTGCAGAGCGCCTATATCGAGGCCAATTTCAAGGAGACCCAGCTTGAGCGGCTGCATCCGGGCCAGCGTGTCGAGATCGAGCTGGACGCGCTGAGCGATAGGACGTTTGAGGGCCGCATCGTCAGCCTCTCGCCGGCATCGGGTGCAATGTTCAGCCTGCTGCCACCTGAGAACGCGACCGGCAACTTCACTAAGATCGTGCAGCGGCTGCCCGTTCGAATCGAGGTGCCGACGTCAGCCGCTTCCGAAGGTGTCCTGCGGCCGGGACTGTCGGTCATCGTCTCGGTCGACACACGTGACGAGGCTCAGCACTAGAGCATTTTCGGCCATCCAAGGAGGCCGCCATGGCCACCACAACCGTTGCCGGAGCTGGAGGGATCTCCAGGCCTGAGGACCATGTCGATACCCGCCGCCTGATCGCCTTTCTGGGCATGGTCTTCGGCATGTTCATGGCGATCCTGGACATTCAGATCGTCTCCGCCTCGCTCAGCGAGATCCAGGCTGGCCTTAGCGCGAGCCCTGAGGAGGTGTCCTGGGTTCAGACCGCCTACCTCATCGCCGAAGTGATCATGATCCCGTTGTCAGGGTTCCTGTCGCGCGTGTTCTCGACGCGCTGGCTGTTCACCATCTCCGCCTTGGGGTTCACCATCGCCAGCTTCCTCTGTGGGCTTGCCACCTCCATCGAGGAGATGATCATTTTCCGGGCGATCCAGGGCTTCATTGGCGGTGGCATGATCCCCACGGTCTTCGCCACCTCCTATGCCATCTTCCCCCGGTCGAAGCAGCCGGTCGTGGCGCCGATGATCGGCCTGGTGGCGACGCTCGCCCCCACCATCGGCCCGACAATCGGCGGTTATCTCACCAATGTCTTCTCATGGCATTGGCTGTTCTTCGTCAATGTGGTGCCGGGCCTGATCGTCTCGGCCATGGCCTTCTTCCTGATCGATTTCGACAAGCCCAATCTGCCGCTGTTCAAGCAGTTTGACTGGTGGGGCCTCATCTTCATGGGCGTCTTCCTCGGATGCCTCGAATATGTCCTCGAGGAAGGGCCGCTGAATGACTGGTTCGATGATGAAGCGGTGTTCATCTGCGCGGTGCTTTGCGTCGCAGGCGGTATCTGCTTCTTCGCTCGCGCCCTGATGGCGCGAACGCCGATCGTGGAATTGCGGGCCTTTCTGGACGGCAATTTCGCCTGGGGCTGCATTTTCTCATTCGTGATGGGCATTGGCCTCTATGGCCTCACCTATCTCTACCCGCTCTACCTGAGCCGGGTGCGCGGCTATGATGCGCTCATGATCGGCGAGACCATGTTCGTGTCGGGAATGTGCATGTTCCTGACCGCGCCGGTCGCTGGCCGCCTGATGCGCCTGCTTGATCCGCGCGTGATGCTGTTTGCCGGCTTCGTGGGCTTTGGCGCCGGAACCTGGATCCTGTCCGGCATCACCCATGATTGGGACTTCTACGAGCTGCTCTGGCCGCAGGTCCTGCGCGGCATTTCGCTCATGATCTGCATGATCCCCATCAACAATATCGCACTGGGCACCCTGCCGCCCGACCGGCTGAAGAACGCATCGGGTCTTTATAATCTCACACGCAATCTGGGCGGGGCGGTCGGACTGGCGCTCATCAATACCGTCCTGAACGACCGCATGGACCTGCATTTGCAGAGATTGGGTGAGAAGGTGTCCTGGGGGCGTGACGTCGCGGTCGAGACCTTGCAGAGCATGACCGCGGGCTTCGCCCAATATGGCAGCAACGCTCAGCTGATGGCCACCAAGAACATGGTCGGGCTGCTGCGCCGCGAAGCCCTGGTGATGAGCTTCGCGGATGTTTTTCTCGCGCTGACCTGTCTGTTCGTGCTTCTGGCTTTCGCCGCCTTCATCATGCACAAGCCAAAAATGGCCGGTGGCGGCTCGGCTGACGCTCATTGAGCATCGCCGCCGCACGCTCTCACTCAGGCCATTTCGGCCAGCTCTTGGCACTAGCCCGCGCATATTGATTTGGCCAGGCCAGCGATGCGCGAAGCGCCTCCGCTGCTCGCCATGGCCAGCGTGGATCGGCAAGCACCGCCCTGGCCAGCGCCACCCAATCCGCCTTGCCCGAGGTGATGATCTCCTCTGCCTGATGAGGCGACGTGATCAGGCCGACCGCGCGCACCGGAACCTTGACGCCGCGCTTGACCTCTTCCGCGAACGGCACCTGATAATGCGGAACCAGCGGGATTTCCTGGCGCGGGTCGAGCCCGCCGCTGGTCACGTCCAGGAAGTCCGCCCCGCGCTCTTCGAGCTCGCGGGCATAGGCGGCGGCCTCAACCGGCATTGCGCCGCCCTTCACCCAATCCGAGCCGCTGATGCGGACCCCAACCGCCATGCGGGCGGGAGCGGCCTTCCGAACCGCTTGGAAAACGCGGAGAGGAAAGCGCATGCGGTTCTCGAGCGAGCCGCCATAGGCATCCTCTCGCCTGTTGCTCAGAGGTGAGAAGAACTGGTGCAGCAGATAGCCATGCGCCGAATGGACCTCGATCGCATCGAAGCCGAGCCGCGCGGCCCTGTGAGTGGCATCGACGAAAGCCTGTTCCACCCGGTCGAGATCAGCGTCCGTCATTGCCACCGGTGTGTGCCATTGCGGCCCGAACGGCAGGGCGGAGGCTGAATAGGTGGTCCAGGCGCCTTCATTGGCGGCGAGGGGCTGTGAGCCTTCCCATGGCACCTTGGTTGAGGCCTTGCGCCCGGCATGCGCGAGCTGGATCGCTAGTTTCGCCTCTGGCGCCACCTTGCGCACGCGCCCGATCACATCGCCCAATGCCGCTTCATTGTCGTCCGAATAGAGGCCCAGGCACTGCAGCGTGATCCGCCCGGCCGCCTCGACACCAGTCGCCTCGACGGTGATGAGACCAGCGCCGGATAGGGCAAGCGAACCGAGGTGAACCGTGTGCCAGTCCGTGGCATTTCCATCGACAGCACTGTATTGGCACATCGGTGCCACGGCGATGCGGTTCTTGAGCTGGAGCGAGCCGATATTGAGCGGCGAGAAGAGGCTGTTTGACATGTCACCTGGCTTATAAGGATGCGTTGAGCTGAATCGGCGGAAGGGGCTGCCCTTCGGCGCTCCGCCGGGCATGAATGTAGTGTGAAAATCGAAACTGTCACGTCGGTAACGCCATATCCGGGGTGAATTGACCGCGGGTAATCTTATGTCGCTATTGATCTGAAACTAGTCGGTTCTGCCCTAAGCGGTGATCGGCGACTGGTTAGATTAATTCAACAGTTCCGGGATCGGCTGCACTGAACCGGAGTGGTTTGGAGAGACCCATGACTGCGCTCCCCCTGACCGAGCCTGCCCAACCTACTGATGCAATCGACGCACTGATCGCCGCCCACCGACCAGGCTATGGATTGGCGCGCGCCTTCTATATGGACCCCGTCATTTTCGAACGAGACATGGAACGCCTGATCCGGCGGCATTGGCATTGTCTCGGGCACGAAACCATCATCCCCAATCCGGGTGATTTCGAGCTGTTCACCATCGAGAACGAGTCGATCATCCTGACCCGCGGCATGGATGGGCAGGTGCACGCGCTCCTCAATGTCTGCCGGCATCGGGGCGCGGAGGTTTGCACCAAGGCCAAAGGCAATGCCAAGGTTTTCGTGTGCCCCTATCACGCCTGGACCTATGCCAATGACGGCAGCCTGCGCGCGGCCCGGCTGATGCCCAAGGATTTCGACAGGCAAGCGCATGGGCTGAAGAAGCTGAATGTGAGGATTGCCGAAGGCCTGATCTTCATCTCCTTCGCGCCACAGCCGTTGGACTTCGACCCCGTGGCGCAGGCGCTACGCACCAGCTGCGGC from Rhodoligotrophos sp. CJ14 encodes:
- a CDS encoding chloride channel protein; the encoded protein is MATQAHNLPIIDRFGLAPSTLRALVRRSEIWLAVLGCVTGALSGLFVAGMTACTQWLHEVLFGISSSQRLSAVDTLPYRWFFIAPAAGGLLLVAVAWLHRQYRTGSPVDPIEANALRGGKMSFVDSLYIAVQTVISNGFGASVGLEAGYTQIGSGAASKLGEAFRLRRNDLRILVGCGAAGAIGAAFSAPLAGAFYAFELIIGTYTLASLAPIALASICGVVTASLLVTPNHAVEFAATVEFGKSAAVTLVVLGLLSAGAGILIMRAVTGVETLFKKSRTPVWIRPALGGLVIGLLAMITPRILSSGHGAISIILEPNLPALQAILFLLVLKALAAAVSLGSGFRGGLFFASLFLGALLGKAYTAAIMLVSPALAPDPQIAAVVAMTGLAVAIVGGPLTMTLLALEMTNNLPLTIGVLCTAVVSSLTVRRTFGYSFATWRFHLRGEAIRSALDVGWMFDLTVRRLMRHDVRTVPETMTIDQFRHEFPLGSTQRVVVVDGEDRYRGIVLVADAHSETLAGAGTEHGGNAPITSLLRYQDAALLPWMNIKEAAQRFDATESEALAVIDGTTTRNVVGLLTEAHTLRRYTEELEKARRSLAGD
- a CDS encoding glycosyltransferase family 2 protein — translated: MAIAADEPLGSVLLAEGFIDQGTLAEALSELTGLRRASAGELRTALARLSAEAAEDVLLTGYLPVSIAEGSVFYATADPAPWRGAGMGMPVAALTTADELRAACLSVWGASILRRARDRLRQDHPHLSAHHRLVPWQGVALCALCAAATGTALIAPNTALLAGALLLCIVFLSVIALKGFAIAADRPSYHAVSEIRLRDDELPIYSILVPVFKEIEVLPDLIDALLALDYPASKLDIKLILEQEDVATRCAVAAMNLPGCFETLVVPKLDPQTKPKALNYAMAFVRGTYLVIYDAEDRPEPDQLRQAVARFAREPENVACLQGRLSFFNHDENWLTRQFTIEYATLFDLLLPILAKYNLPVPLGGTSNHFRVDILREVGAWDAFNVTEDADLGVRLARLGFRVGVIPSTTYEEANCRLGNWLRQRSRWIKGWIQTWFVHMRQPARLARELGWRGFASFQCVTAGIVLSGLLHPLCGAALIWKLATLDSLNIRLGPVDWTLAFLGAIVFLSGAGIAIASGLMALSHRPELRYLRRSLLTMPIYWLLISIGAWYAVWEFIRRPFHWQKTRHGISRRLSLR
- a CDS encoding DHA2 family efflux MFS transporter permease subunit, translating into MATTTVAGAGGISRPEDHVDTRRLIAFLGMVFGMFMAILDIQIVSASLSEIQAGLSASPEEVSWVQTAYLIAEVIMIPLSGFLSRVFSTRWLFTISALGFTIASFLCGLATSIEEMIIFRAIQGFIGGGMIPTVFATSYAIFPRSKQPVVAPMIGLVATLAPTIGPTIGGYLTNVFSWHWLFFVNVVPGLIVSAMAFFLIDFDKPNLPLFKQFDWWGLIFMGVFLGCLEYVLEEGPLNDWFDDEAVFICAVLCVAGGICFFARALMARTPIVELRAFLDGNFAWGCIFSFVMGIGLYGLTYLYPLYLSRVRGYDALMIGETMFVSGMCMFLTAPVAGRLMRLLDPRVMLFAGFVGFGAGTWILSGITHDWDFYELLWPQVLRGISLMICMIPINNIALGTLPPDRLKNASGLYNLTRNLGGAVGLALINTVLNDRMDLHLQRLGEKVSWGRDVAVETLQSMTAGFAQYGSNAQLMATKNMVGLLRREALVMSFADVFLALTCLFVLLAFAAFIMHKPKMAGGGSADAH
- a CDS encoding HlyD family secretion protein, whose amino-acid sequence is MSSVRHNSSSESREPEGDNVVVIERRQTAEAPSSQRAEAPMPQKGAPAAEEAAKPSSSAPKRRSRRKLLLGTLLLVALLAGGYYGYDWWTYGRFIVSTDDAYVQADLSALGTKVSGYVAAVLVKDGDQVHAGQTLVQIDDTDYRLALQSAKEKRATQGATISRITQQIAAQSAQIESAKANLASARAEATRAEADFKRASTLTRQNFASKASLDQATADRDRAEAAVQSAEAALAAAQANLDVIKAQKLEAEQTARELDTAIAKAESDLEATTIRAPVDGVIGNRAVEVGQYISPGSRLMALVPLQSAYIEANFKETQLERLHPGQRVEIELDALSDRTFEGRIVSLSPASGAMFSLLPPENATGNFTKIVQRLPVRIEVPTSAASEGVLRPGLSVIVSVDTRDEAQH
- a CDS encoding TetR/AcrR family transcriptional regulator, with translation MSKQKRTSKAAPPVADASSDTAKRRQILDGARAVFLAHGFEGASMNEVARVAGVSKGTLYVYYKSKERLFAAIIAEERATHVYQIFNLNHDNPDVAGVLMDVGVRLTEFLVLPRAVSAARVVMGMAEKMPELTREFYDQGPYYSQTRLAAYLEARMAAGQLRIEDTRLAAAQFLEMSHGPLVKPMFFGNAPAPTPRRIREVVASAVRVFMAAYGTAPMRAEPAGLSTSSAER
- a CDS encoding NADH:flavin oxidoreductase/NADH oxidase, producing the protein MSNSLFSPLNIGSLQLKNRIAVAPMCQYSAVDGNATDWHTVHLGSLALSGAGLITVEATGVEAAGRITLQCLGLYSDDNEAALGDVIGRVRKVAPEAKLAIQLAHAGRKASTKVPWEGSQPLAANEGAWTTYSASALPFGPQWHTPVAMTDADLDRVEQAFVDATHRAARLGFDAIEVHSAHGYLLHQFFSPLSNRREDAYGGSLENRMRFPLRVFQAVRKAAPARMAVGVRISGSDWVKGGAMPVEAAAYARELEERGADFLDVTSGGLDPRQEIPLVPHYQVPFAEEVKRGVKVPVRAVGLITSPHQAEEIITSGKADWVALARAVLADPRWPWRAAEALRASLAWPNQYARASAKSWPKWPE
- a CDS encoding transporter substrate-binding domain-containing protein translates to MLAWASLGIAAAQQRGEEVERTTLPPIATQPTESQSAPPDPATGVEAKPEQPKADGGGQLPGNAAQSTGANPDGKAPAATGSTGGGTGTANTAVATPYIWRLDASLNRPDLAGRPPIKILVGNDYPPFNYVDRSGALAGFNVDLARAMCLVLRVQCSVTAVAWDELVPSLLNGAGDALVASVRITPAALASVDFTKPYFRLPARFAVSKASGIKEADSATLAGKRIGVVRGTAHEAYLAAFFQRSVIRLYGNEAEALDALRAEEIDAVFGDGTALMFWTLGESSQNCCELADGAYTEAHYFGNGAGIAVRRGDTPLRKAFEYAMDQLKTEGTYDMLVRKYFPVNLY